The Bdellovibrio sp. NC01 genome includes the window CTGGAGTCAACAATATGACGTTATCTTGTCGTATGTGGGCCACGCAGAAGCGTTTGATCGTATGGAGTGTTATGGTGACATGCACAGCAAAGACTTCGCGGTGTCATTTTATGAAGATGAACGCATTGCTGCGGTCGCAACAGTCGGTCGCGATAAAGAAAGTTTGCTCATCGAAGATGCGCTGGAGCATTTCGATAACAACAAAGTGAAAGACATCTTGGAAAACTTCCCGAAATACGTCGAAGGCAAACCCATGACATCGTCAAATTTCTTTGAGCCGAGTCCTTAAACTGTTTGTCTCTTAACAAATTTTAGTCAGATAATGTTCTATGTGGGGGGAAGAACAATGAAAACACTTGTTTTGACGACAGCGCTTCTACTTTCTCAAGTGGGGCATGCCGAGTTATTGAACGTTCAAGAATTGAATCACAAGATTCAACAACAAGGTGGCGAGTGGTACGCACGTAAGAACACTCTGACTGATATGAATAAGCAAGAGCTTAAACATCGTCTGGGTTTGCGCCGTGAAGGTGCTCGCGATATCCAGTTCATCACAGACAGTCCAAAAATCATGGCAAACTTGCCTGCGCAATTCGACTGGAGAAATAAAGACGGTCAAAATTGGGTGTCACCGATTTTAGATCAAGGTAATTGCGGAAGCTGTGTGGCTTTTGCCTCTATCGGTGTTTTGGAAACACAATACAAAATCTCATCATTGCTGCCTCAATTTAACGTGAAGTTCTCGCCTCAGCATTTATTTGCTTGCGGTGGTGGTGCATGTAACTGGGGTTGGATGCCTGAAAGTGCCGCTCGTTATATTCAACGTAACGGTGTGCCTGATGAAGCGTGTATGCCGTATATTTCAGGAGCAACGGGACAAGACGTCGCATGTCGCGCTTCTTGCTCTGATTCGGCGCAAAGAAGTTTCAAAATTTCTAGTTACTCAAGTCCAACTCGTGGTTCACAAAACTTGCAGGCTTTAAAACAAGCCTTGTTGCAAGGTCCGGTTGTAACGACATTGACAGTGTATGCAGACTTCATGGCGTATGCAGGTGGCGTTTACAAACACACGACGGGCGAATACATGGGCGGTCACGCGATTTCAATCATCGGTTATGATGATGCCAAACAAGCATTCATTATCCGCAACAGCTGGGGCGAAGAGTGGGGTGAAAAAGGTTTTGGTTACGTGGCTTACGATGACGAATCGGGCGTAGGTGACGAAACATGGTTGTACAATATCCCTGCAATTGGCGGAG containing:
- a CDS encoding C1 family peptidase — encoded protein: MKTLVLTTALLLSQVGHAELLNVQELNHKIQQQGGEWYARKNTLTDMNKQELKHRLGLRREGARDIQFITDSPKIMANLPAQFDWRNKDGQNWVSPILDQGNCGSCVAFASIGVLETQYKISSLLPQFNVKFSPQHLFACGGGACNWGWMPESAARYIQRNGVPDEACMPYISGATGQDVACRASCSDSAQRSFKISSYSSPTRGSQNLQALKQALLQGPVVTTLTVYADFMAYAGGVYKHTTGEYMGGHAISIIGYDDAKQAFIIRNSWGEEWGEKGFGYVAYDDESGVGDETWLYNIPAIGGAVSVESPADYSYNTGTVPVKVVSTSPSTDSMTVAVYNSQNQAVLSATCEKGVCPEQMDVSALPDGRYEVQVLAQNAVGEKLGTSERHFFYVVNQAPQMAITFKGKGSLDLNKDLKERIEVDITMTSSSVPMSSIEFHHVGPDGKDDVRTASVVPGKLTMGWRTNLVPNGKYDIWFVGHLKSNTIDTKVESAHLTVNVKN